Proteins encoded by one window of Vidua chalybeata isolate OUT-0048 chromosome 8, bVidCha1 merged haplotype, whole genome shotgun sequence:
- the ADRA2A gene encoding alpha-2A adrenergic receptor, whose translation MFNLERPFTERGHFFSSMEYQRQLEEEEGYPPPGTNGTFNDSGAGPGWGTPYPLHTTITLISLASLLMLFTVFGNVLVIIAVFTSRALKAPQNLFLVSLASADILVATLVIPFSLANEVMGYWYFGKVWCEIYLALDVLFCTSSIVHLCAISLDRYWSITQAIEYNLKRTPRRIKCIIFIVWVISAVISFPPLISIEKKSGQQADQGVAECKINDEKWYIISSSIGSFFAPCLIMILVYMRIYQIAKSRTRVPPNKRAERPEKKQNGLSDKEDLPATAQLNGEKAAGGSGGQEGEVNGIDMEETSSSEHQENNQCKKSERPSRGKTKTKLSQIKPGDSLPRKTEEERNTKGSRWRGRQNREKRFTFVLAVVIGVFVICWFPFFFTYTLMAVCESCSVPDTLFKFFFWFGYCNSSLNPVIYTIFNHDFRRAFKRILCRIERKRNV comes from the coding sequence ATGTTTAACCTGGAGCGCCCGTTCACGGAGAGGGGCCACTTCTTCTCCTCCATGGAGTACCAGcggcagctggaggaggaggagggctaCCCCCCTCCCGGCACTAATGGGACCTTCAACGAcagcggggccggcccgggctGGGGCACGCCGTACCCTCTGCACACCACCATCACTCTCATCAGCCTGGCCAGCTTGCTCATGCTGTTCACCGTCTTTGGCAACGTCCTAGTCATCATCGCTGTCTTCACCAGCCGGGCGCTCAAAGCCCCCCAGAACCTCTTCCTGGTCTCCTTAGCCTCAGCTGACATCCTGGTGGCCACACTGGTCATTCCCTTCTCGCTGGCAAATGAGGTGATGGGGTACTGGTACTTCGGTAAAGTCTGGTGTGAGATCTACCTGGCCTTGGATGTGCTGTTCTGCACCTCCTCCATTGTGCACCTCTGTGCCATCAGCCTGGACCGGTACTGGTCCATCACACAAGCCATTGAGTACAACCTCAAGCGTACCCCGCGACGCATCAAGTGCATCATCTTCATCGTCTGGGTCATCTCGGCTGTCATCTCCTTCCCACCGCTCATCTCCATCGAGAAGAAGAGTGGGCAGCAGGCTGACCAGGGGGTGGCAGAGTGCAAGATCAATGATGAGAAGTGGTACATCATCTCTTCTAGCATCGGCTCCTTCTTTGCCCCCTGCCTCATCATGATCCTGGTCTACATGCGTATCTACCAGATAGCCAAGAGCAGAACCAGGGTCCCGCCGAACAAGCGGGCAGAGCGCCCCGAGAAGAAGCAGAATGGCTTGAGTGACAAGGAGGACCTGCCAGCCACGGCACAGCTCAACggggagaaggcagcaggaggcagTGGCGGGCAAGAAGGAGAGGTCAATGGCATAGACATGGAGGAGACCTCTTCCTCTGAGCACCAAGAGAACAACCAGTGTAAGAAGTCAGAGAGACCATCGAGAGGAAAGACCAAGACTAAGCTGAGCCAAATTAAGCCCGGGGACAGTTTGCCCAGGAAgacagaggaggagaggaacaCCAAAGGGTCCCGCTGGAGAGGCAGGCAGAACCGGGAGAAGCGCTTCACCTTTGTGCTTGCAGTGGTGATCGGGGTCTTTGTCATCTGCTGGTTCCCCTTCTTCTTCACCTACACGTTGATGGCCGTCTGcgagagctgctctgtgcccgACACCCTCTTCAAGTTCTTCTTCTGGTTTGGTTACTGCAATAGCTCCTTGAACCCTGTCATCTATACCATTTTCAACCATGACTTCAGACGGGCTTTCAAAAGGATCCTCTGCAGGatagagaggaaaaggaatgtCTGA